A genome region from Chlorobaculum tepidum TLS includes the following:
- a CDS encoding heterodisulfide reductase-related iron-sulfur binding cluster encodes MEHTIRTDSLKRQLEQTTGNHYACCYQCGKCTAGCPAGGFMDNPPARIMRLVQAGYVEEAMQSDSLWYCIGCMTCTARCPQNMEIAGTMDAVREMALKSGIISSDKAKKLVTAFHTSFLNTVRKSGRLQELALVNSYKLRTRTFLQDAGAGLKMIKQGKINPVTAITAKETVEQKGQIEKIFKIAEQESHTAAPKRKPVKRTFKANEPVRITPGMTIGYYPGCSLSGTAKDYDISIRKMCDRLGIRLHEIEDWNCCGASSAHATNHKLSVLLPARNQALADQQGFDYVLAPCAACLNRQVTARKALMESEELRNELKSIMGRDTECKAQFIGIMQVLEGMDPEEIKKRVTHPLKDMPLACYYGCLLVRPFDAMGYDDPENPTKMEAIIEALGAKPVDWAYKVECCGAGLTMAQQEMIEDLTHKIAKNATVNGAGGFVVACPLCHTNLDMRQEGMRKRYNDVGEMPVYYISDLVAMACGASPEEVALDKHFVPATGMVRNH; translated from the coding sequence ATGGAGCATACTATCCGTACAGATTCATTGAAGCGGCAGCTCGAACAAACGACAGGCAACCATTACGCCTGCTGCTATCAATGCGGCAAATGCACCGCGGGATGTCCCGCCGGGGGCTTCATGGACAACCCGCCAGCCAGAATCATGCGCCTCGTGCAGGCCGGCTACGTCGAGGAGGCCATGCAGAGCGATTCTCTCTGGTATTGCATCGGCTGCATGACCTGTACAGCCCGTTGCCCGCAGAACATGGAGATCGCCGGCACAATGGATGCCGTCAGGGAAATGGCTCTAAAAAGCGGAATCATCTCCTCCGATAAGGCCAAAAAGCTGGTCACCGCCTTCCATACCTCGTTCCTCAACACGGTACGCAAGAGCGGCCGCTTGCAGGAACTCGCGCTCGTCAACAGCTACAAGCTGCGCACCCGCACCTTTTTGCAGGACGCCGGCGCTGGCCTCAAAATGATAAAGCAGGGCAAAATCAATCCGGTGACGGCTATCACGGCAAAAGAGACCGTCGAACAGAAGGGGCAGATTGAGAAAATTTTCAAGATTGCTGAACAGGAAAGTCATACGGCTGCGCCAAAACGCAAGCCTGTCAAGCGCACCTTCAAAGCCAACGAACCGGTCAGGATCACTCCCGGCATGACCATCGGCTACTATCCCGGCTGCTCGCTCTCCGGCACAGCCAAGGATTACGACATCTCCATCCGCAAGATGTGCGACCGGCTTGGCATAAGGCTCCATGAAATCGAGGACTGGAACTGCTGCGGCGCGAGTTCGGCTCACGCCACCAACCACAAGCTCTCAGTGCTTCTGCCTGCGAGAAACCAGGCGCTGGCCGACCAGCAAGGCTTCGACTACGTACTCGCCCCCTGCGCCGCCTGCCTGAACCGCCAGGTGACTGCCCGAAAAGCGCTCATGGAGTCAGAAGAGCTGCGCAACGAGCTGAAGAGCATAATGGGACGCGACACCGAATGCAAGGCGCAGTTCATCGGCATCATGCAGGTGCTCGAAGGCATGGATCCCGAAGAGATCAAAAAACGGGTCACCCACCCGCTCAAGGATATGCCGCTGGCCTGCTACTACGGCTGCCTGCTGGTGCGTCCTTTCGATGCGATGGGTTACGACGACCCGGAAAATCCGACCAAGATGGAGGCAATCATCGAGGCGCTCGGCGCCAAGCCGGTTGACTGGGCCTACAAGGTCGAGTGCTGCGGCGCGGGCCTGACGATGGCCCAGCAGGAGATGATCGAAGATCTGACCCACAAGATCGCCAAAAACGCAACCGTCAACGGTGCGGGCGGTTTCGTCGTGGCCTGTCCGCTCTGCCACACCAACCTCGACATGCGTCAGGAAGGAATGCGCAAACGGTACAACGACGTCGGCGAGATGCCGGTGTACTACATTTCCGATCTGGTCGCGATGGCTTGCGGCGCGAGTCCTGAAGAGGTCGCACTCGACAAACACTTCGTTCCGGCAACCGGCATGGTCAGAAACCATTAA
- a CDS encoding CoB--CoM heterodisulfide reductase iron-sulfur subunit A family protein, whose protein sequence is MAKIGVFVCHCGENIASKVDTGNLVKALSDHPGVEICNEYKYFCSDPGQETVKRAIRENNLTGVVVAACSPRMHETTFRKACAEAGLNPYMLELANIREQCSWVHSDKDQATKKAIEITRSLVEKVKRNNELKPISVPITRRALVIGGGIAGIQAALDIAGAGREVILVEREPSIGGHMSQLSETFPTLDCSQCILTPRMVEAIQHPNITVLTYSEVEEVDGYIGNFRVKVRKKARYVDIDKCTGCGDCIQKCPVKKIPSEFECGLGNRTAIYTPFAQAVPNVPVIDKNRCTYFKNGKCKICQKTCQIENCIDFEMQDTFEEYEVGAIVVATGFQIQDTSVYGEYGYGKYKDVITGLSFERLASASGPTAGKILRPSDGKEPETVVFIQCAGSRDPSKGVKYCSKICCMYTAKHAMLYAHKHHGSNSKIFYMDIRAAGKGYDEFTRRAIEEDEAEYLRGRVSKVFEENGKLIVRGVDTLLGKPVEVAADMVVLATAIVPQPDAKEFAKRIGIGYDEYGFYNEAHLKLRPVETATAGIYLCGACQSPKDIPDSVAQASAAAAKVLGLFNREQLEREPVVAAVGESTCAGCWGCVYACPYNAIEQKEIRDRNGNLIKEVASVNPGLCQGCGTCVTFCRSNSIDLAGFTEKQIFAEVMAL, encoded by the coding sequence ATGGCAAAAATAGGAGTCTTTGTTTGTCACTGCGGTGAAAATATCGCCTCGAAGGTCGATACGGGCAACCTTGTCAAGGCATTGTCCGACCATCCCGGCGTGGAAATCTGCAACGAGTATAAATATTTCTGCTCCGATCCCGGGCAGGAAACGGTCAAACGCGCGATCCGGGAGAACAACCTGACGGGCGTCGTGGTGGCAGCCTGTTCGCCGAGGATGCACGAAACGACCTTCCGCAAGGCGTGTGCCGAGGCCGGACTCAACCCGTATATGCTCGAACTGGCCAACATCCGCGAGCAGTGCTCATGGGTGCATTCGGACAAGGATCAGGCTACTAAAAAGGCGATCGAGATCACCCGCTCGCTGGTCGAAAAGGTCAAGCGAAACAACGAGTTGAAGCCGATCTCCGTGCCGATCACCCGACGCGCTCTGGTCATCGGCGGCGGCATCGCGGGCATCCAGGCCGCGCTCGACATCGCCGGAGCCGGACGCGAAGTGATTCTGGTCGAACGTGAGCCATCGATTGGCGGCCACATGTCACAACTCTCCGAAACCTTCCCGACGCTCGACTGCTCACAGTGCATCCTGACGCCGCGCATGGTCGAGGCGATCCAGCATCCGAACATCACGGTACTGACCTACTCCGAAGTCGAAGAGGTTGACGGCTATATCGGCAACTTCAGGGTAAAGGTGCGCAAGAAGGCGCGCTACGTCGATATAGACAAGTGCACCGGCTGCGGCGACTGCATCCAGAAGTGCCCGGTCAAAAAGATTCCGAGCGAGTTCGAGTGCGGCCTCGGCAACCGCACGGCGATTTATACGCCATTCGCGCAGGCCGTGCCGAACGTGCCGGTGATCGACAAGAACCGCTGCACCTACTTCAAAAACGGCAAGTGCAAAATCTGCCAGAAGACCTGCCAGATCGAGAACTGCATCGATTTCGAGATGCAGGACACCTTCGAGGAGTACGAGGTTGGCGCGATTGTCGTAGCCACCGGCTTCCAGATTCAGGACACGAGTGTGTACGGCGAATACGGTTACGGCAAGTACAAGGACGTGATTACCGGCCTCAGCTTCGAACGGCTCGCCTCGGCCAGCGGCCCGACTGCCGGAAAGATTCTGCGCCCGTCGGACGGCAAGGAACCGGAGACCGTGGTCTTCATCCAGTGCGCCGGTTCGCGCGATCCGTCGAAAGGCGTCAAATACTGCTCCAAGATTTGCTGCATGTACACGGCAAAACACGCCATGCTCTATGCGCACAAGCACCATGGCAGCAACAGCAAGATTTTCTACATGGACATCCGCGCCGCGGGCAAAGGGTACGACGAGTTCACCCGCCGTGCCATCGAAGAGGATGAGGCCGAGTACCTGAGGGGCCGTGTCAGCAAGGTGTTCGAAGAGAACGGCAAGCTGATCGTGCGCGGCGTCGATACGCTGCTCGGCAAGCCGGTCGAGGTGGCTGCCGATATGGTGGTGCTCGCCACGGCCATCGTCCCGCAGCCGGACGCAAAGGAGTTTGCCAAACGCATCGGCATCGGCTACGACGAGTACGGTTTCTACAACGAAGCGCACCTGAAGCTGCGCCCGGTCGAAACCGCCACCGCCGGCATCTACCTCTGCGGTGCATGCCAGTCACCGAAAGATATTCCCGATTCGGTCGCTCAGGCTTCAGCGGCAGCAGCCAAGGTGCTCGGCCTGTTCAACCGCGAACAGCTCGAACGCGAGCCGGTAGTGGCTGCTGTCGGCGAATCGACCTGCGCCGGATGCTGGGGCTGCGTCTATGCCTGTCCGTACAACGCTATCGAGCAGAAGGAGATCAGGGACCGCAACGGCAACCTTATCAAGGAGGTCGCCAGCGTCAATCCGGGCCTCTGCCAGGGATGCGGCACCTGCGTGACCTTCTGCCGATCGAACAGTATCGATCTGGCGGGATTCACCGAAAAGCAGATATTCGCCGAAGTGATGGCGCTCTGA
- a CDS encoding hydrogenase iron-sulfur subunit, with protein sequence MSEPFEPKIVAFVCTYCTYAGADLAGTSRLNYAPNVRIVRLPCTGRISPMFILKALQKGADSVLVSGCHPGDCHFTAGNYHARRRWTVFRALLSFTGIPEERIRFSWISAAEGAKFAELINEITDDTRKLGPFTQYQELQKVIETQSTY encoded by the coding sequence ATGAGCGAACCATTCGAACCGAAAATCGTGGCTTTTGTCTGCACCTACTGCACCTACGCGGGCGCTGACCTCGCGGGCACGAGCCGTCTGAACTATGCGCCAAACGTCAGAATCGTGCGTCTCCCCTGCACGGGACGCATCAGCCCGATGTTCATCCTCAAAGCGTTGCAGAAAGGAGCCGATTCAGTGCTCGTGAGCGGCTGCCACCCCGGTGACTGCCACTTCACCGCGGGCAACTACCACGCCCGCCGCCGCTGGACGGTCTTCCGCGCCCTGCTCTCCTTCACCGGCATCCCGGAAGAGCGCATCCGCTTCTCGTGGATCAGCGCCGCCGAGGGGGCCAAGTTCGCCGAACTCATCAACGAAATCACTGACGACACCCGCAAGCTCGGGCCGTTCACGCAGTACCAGGAGCTGCAGAAAGTCATCGAAACCCAGTCGACGTATTAA
- a CDS encoding 4Fe-4S dicluster domain-containing protein — translation MGIQEQYRSEAAALLSSGEVKLVIGFSAGSTADRRRPFFARTPEEAEKFVLDAACIANLSTYLVAEGLLSDGKKVGVFLKLDGIRSVNILISEAQLKPEQVVILGYAIENGKDVVPLEGRNISDFNIGEKIRSHTPPPHVIEAAEKIEAMSAQERFEFWKEEFAKCIKCYACRQVCPMCYCRRCIVDVNQPQWISTSSHTLGNFEWNLVRAFHLAGRCAACGACDRACPVNIPLRLLNYRMGKEVRSAFDYVAGENSDQKPVLASFKQDDPETFIL, via the coding sequence ATGGGAATACAGGAACAATACAGAAGTGAAGCGGCAGCGCTGCTCTCGTCGGGCGAAGTGAAGCTGGTCATCGGCTTCAGCGCGGGTTCGACCGCCGACCGACGACGTCCGTTTTTCGCCCGCACGCCCGAAGAGGCCGAAAAGTTCGTGCTCGACGCGGCCTGCATCGCCAACCTCTCGACCTACCTGGTCGCCGAAGGGCTGCTTTCGGACGGCAAGAAAGTCGGTGTTTTCCTCAAGCTGGACGGCATCCGCAGCGTCAATATTCTCATCTCCGAAGCCCAGCTCAAGCCGGAGCAGGTCGTGATTCTCGGTTACGCCATCGAAAACGGCAAGGATGTCGTACCTCTCGAAGGCCGTAACATTTCCGATTTCAACATTGGCGAAAAAATCCGGAGCCATACGCCACCCCCACACGTCATCGAGGCCGCTGAAAAGATTGAAGCGATGAGCGCACAGGAGCGGTTCGAGTTCTGGAAAGAGGAGTTCGCGAAGTGTATCAAGTGCTACGCCTGCCGTCAGGTCTGCCCGATGTGCTACTGCCGCCGCTGCATCGTGGACGTCAACCAGCCGCAGTGGATCAGCACCTCGTCGCACACCCTCGGCAACTTCGAATGGAACCTCGTCCGCGCCTTTCATCTGGCCGGACGCTGCGCGGCCTGCGGCGCCTGCGACCGAGCCTGCCCGGTGAACATCCCGCTCCGGCTCCTCAACTACCGCATGGGCAAGGAGGTGCGCAGCGCCTTCGATTACGTCGCTGGCGAAAACAGCGATCAGAAACCGGTGCTCGCGAGCTTCAAGCAGGACGATCCCGAGACCTTCATTCTTTAA
- a CDS encoding 4Fe-4S dicluster domain-containing protein → MTRILLRNKLDECLAAWQKAGFSVLAPVKRHEMSCFGEVQKSGDMALDLVLTERTIKDQFFPQTEPLIKYRIGKQQIDSETMTPPEKKRVFFGVRPCDASGLAIDDPLFGWDYKDDYWFRRREKSVIVTIACAQADDFCMCTSVKLSPDSTKGADVMLRPLSDGSGWQVEAVSDRGTALVDTVSSLLQESSAEAAPVPQVAEKFDVEKVMEWLADKENFESQFWKDIALRCVGCGSCTFLCPTCHCFDIQDEGDTYQGIRRKNWDSCSFPLFTMHTSGHNPRNTQSTRWRQRIMHKFNYYRGKFGVNSCSGCGRCTRQCPVDMGITETLQAITNLPR, encoded by the coding sequence ATGACCAGAATACTTCTCAGGAACAAACTCGACGAGTGCCTTGCCGCGTGGCAAAAAGCCGGATTCAGCGTGCTGGCGCCCGTGAAGCGCCACGAGATGAGTTGCTTCGGCGAGGTGCAGAAGTCGGGCGACATGGCCCTCGACCTCGTTCTAACCGAGCGCACCATCAAGGATCAGTTCTTCCCGCAGACCGAGCCGCTCATCAAATACAGGATTGGCAAACAGCAGATCGACAGCGAAACCATGACGCCGCCCGAAAAGAAGCGCGTCTTCTTCGGCGTGCGTCCGTGCGATGCGTCAGGCCTCGCCATCGACGACCCGCTCTTCGGCTGGGACTACAAGGACGACTACTGGTTCCGCCGCCGCGAAAAATCGGTAATCGTCACCATCGCCTGCGCCCAGGCGGACGACTTCTGCATGTGCACCTCGGTGAAACTCTCGCCCGATAGCACCAAAGGCGCGGACGTGATGCTCCGCCCGCTCTCGGACGGCAGCGGCTGGCAGGTCGAAGCCGTCTCGGATCGAGGCACTGCGCTGGTGGACACCGTTTCGTCGCTCCTGCAGGAAAGCTCAGCCGAAGCTGCGCCCGTGCCGCAGGTCGCTGAAAAGTTCGATGTCGAAAAGGTGATGGAGTGGCTCGCCGACAAGGAAAACTTCGAAAGCCAGTTCTGGAAAGATATCGCCCTGCGCTGCGTCGGCTGCGGAAGCTGCACCTTCCTCTGCCCCACCTGCCACTGCTTCGACATCCAGGACGAGGGCGACACCTATCAGGGTATCCGTCGCAAAAACTGGGACAGCTGCTCCTTCCCGCTCTTCACGATGCACACCTCCGGCCACAACCCGCGGAACACGCAATCGACCCGGTGGCGGCAACGCATCATGCACAAGTTCAACTACTACCGTGGCAAGTTCGGCGTCAACAGTTGCTCCGGCTGCGGCCGCTGCACCCGCCAGTGCCCGGTGGACATGGGTATTACTGAAACTCTGCAAGCGATTACAAATTTACCGAGGTGA
- a CDS encoding FAD/NAD(P)-binding protein, which yields MIYSPFPMRVVSKRAEAPGVNTLKLEFVKQEDHEFFKANYRTGMFGLYGVFGEGESTFCVASPETRKEYIECTFRQSGRVTSTLANTDAGDIVTFRGPYGNRFPIEEFEGKNLLFIAGGIALPPTRSVIWSCLDQREKYRDVTIVYGARTVADLVYKNELDEWKQRDDVRLVLTVDPGGETPDWQDHVGFVPTVLEQAAPSPENTIAVLCGPPIMIKFTLTALEKLGFTAENVYTTLENRMKCGIGKCGRCNVGSIYICKEGPVFTAAEVQAMPQADL from the coding sequence ATGATCTACAGCCCGTTTCCGATGCGGGTTGTGTCAAAGCGCGCTGAAGCTCCCGGCGTCAACACCCTCAAGCTCGAATTCGTCAAACAGGAAGATCACGAGTTTTTCAAGGCTAATTACCGGACCGGTATGTTCGGCCTCTACGGTGTCTTCGGCGAGGGCGAAAGCACCTTCTGCGTCGCCAGCCCGGAGACCCGAAAGGAGTACATCGAATGCACCTTCCGCCAGTCGGGGCGCGTCACTTCGACGCTCGCCAACACCGACGCGGGCGACATCGTAACCTTCCGCGGCCCCTACGGCAACCGCTTTCCGATCGAAGAGTTCGAGGGCAAGAACCTGCTCTTCATCGCCGGCGGCATCGCCCTGCCGCCGACGCGCAGCGTCATCTGGTCGTGCCTCGACCAGCGGGAGAAGTACCGCGACGTGACCATCGTTTATGGCGCGAGAACCGTAGCCGACCTCGTCTATAAAAACGAGCTCGACGAATGGAAACAGCGCGACGACGTGCGTCTCGTGCTGACGGTCGATCCCGGAGGCGAAACCCCCGACTGGCAGGATCACGTCGGCTTCGTGCCGACGGTGCTCGAACAGGCCGCCCCGTCGCCGGAGAACACCATCGCCGTGCTCTGCGGCCCGCCGATCATGATCAAATTCACGCTAACCGCGCTCGAAAAGCTTGGCTTCACGGCGGAGAACGTTTACACCACGCTGGAGAACCGGATGAAATGCGGAATAGGCAAATGCGGCCGCTGCAACGTCGGTTCGATCTACATCTGCAAAGAGGGACCGGTGTTCACAGCAGCCGAAGTGCAGGCCATGCCGCAAGCTGATCTGTAA
- the pth gene encoding aminoacyl-tRNA hydrolase, producing the protein MKLIVGLGNPELRHAATRHNIGFDVIDHLAGSSTFSSGKGNYRFTKITAPGGPLILVKPMTYMNLSGHAVVAAMNFWKIERENLLVICDDVNIPLGTIRIRAKGSAGGQNGLKHIIQSLGSEEFARLRVGVGGENMPASLSSFVLSKFTAEERKCIDKVIPVCADAVLDFASLGVEHAMTKYNGQVC; encoded by the coding sequence ATGAAACTTATCGTCGGCCTTGGCAACCCGGAACTTCGGCACGCGGCAACGAGGCATAATATCGGATTCGACGTCATCGACCATCTTGCAGGAAGCTCGACATTCTCATCGGGCAAGGGAAATTACCGGTTCACAAAGATCACCGCACCGGGCGGGCCGCTGATTCTGGTCAAGCCGATGACCTACATGAACCTTTCGGGTCATGCCGTCGTTGCGGCGATGAATTTCTGGAAGATCGAACGCGAGAATTTGCTCGTGATTTGCGACGACGTGAACATTCCGCTGGGGACGATCCGGATTCGGGCGAAAGGTTCGGCGGGAGGTCAGAACGGGCTGAAACACATTATCCAGAGCCTCGGTAGCGAGGAGTTCGCGCGGCTGCGCGTCGGGGTTGGGGGGGAGAACATGCCTGCGTCGCTCTCGTCGTTCGTGCTGTCGAAGTTTACCGCAGAAGAGCGCAAATGCATCGACAAGGTGATTCCGGTGTGCGCCGACGCGGTACTCGACTTCGCCTCGCTGGGCGTCGAACATGCAATGACAAAATATAACGGGCAGGTCTGTTAA
- a CDS encoding alpha/beta fold hydrolase: MLHYKKHVIAEDAPWVVFVHGAGGSSAIWFLQIKEFVKHFNVLLVDLRGHGRSKHITTSKEVRHYNFEVITRDIIEVLDDLQIQQAHFIGISLGTIIIRNLGELAPERVASMVMGGAIIRLNVRAKVLVAVGNFFKSLVPYMWLYRFFAWIIMPKARHRKSRIMFVNEAKKVAQKEFMRWFTLTYELNPLLKYFEEKDTGIPTLYLMGDEDYMFLPAVKYIVKRHTNSYLEVISNSGHVCNIDQPQEFNSRAIKFLCNVSLQSLPESVDTMPQLAAV, encoded by the coding sequence ATGCTACACTACAAAAAACATGTGATTGCCGAAGATGCCCCGTGGGTGGTGTTCGTGCATGGCGCCGGAGGAAGCTCCGCCATCTGGTTTTTGCAGATCAAGGAGTTCGTCAAACACTTCAACGTCCTTCTGGTCGATCTTCGCGGCCACGGCCGCTCCAAGCATATCACCACATCCAAAGAGGTGCGGCATTACAACTTCGAGGTGATCACGCGCGACATCATTGAGGTGCTTGACGACCTGCAAATCCAGCAGGCGCATTTCATCGGTATCTCGCTTGGCACCATCATTATCAGAAATCTCGGCGAACTGGCCCCGGAGCGAGTAGCGTCGATGGTGATGGGGGGCGCGATCATCCGCCTCAATGTGCGGGCCAAGGTGCTGGTGGCTGTCGGCAATTTTTTCAAAAGTCTGGTGCCCTATATGTGGCTCTACCGTTTCTTCGCGTGGATCATCATGCCGAAAGCCCGTCACCGCAAGTCCCGCATCATGTTCGTGAACGAAGCCAAGAAGGTTGCGCAGAAGGAGTTCATGCGCTGGTTCACGCTCACCTACGAACTGAATCCGCTGCTCAAATATTTCGAAGAGAAGGATACCGGCATTCCGACGCTCTATCTCATGGGCGACGAGGATTACATGTTCTTGCCTGCGGTCAAGTATATTGTCAAGCGTCACACCAACTCCTACCTTGAGGTCATCAGCAATTCGGGGCATGTTTGCAACATTGACCAGCCCCAGGAGTTCAACTCACGCGCGATCAAATTCCTCTGTAACGTCAGCTTGCAGTCTCTGCCTGAAAGCGTTGACACCATGCCTCAACTCGCCGCTGTTTAA
- a CDS encoding RNA methyltransferase: MSGFRQLTGDEMGRLTPEAYADSARHPVTLMLYNIRSMWNVGAMFRTADAAGIDEIVITGYTATPPRKEIDKTALGAQETVPWRHFADPVEAITVLKRESKKIFGLEIAENSRSYSSLTAGDFPLALIVGNEVEGIGDALLSHCDGVIEIPQYGVKHSLNVAVAAGVALFECVRVFRKNG, from the coding sequence ATGTCGGGTTTCAGGCAGTTGACGGGAGACGAGATGGGGCGGCTGACGCCCGAGGCCTATGCTGATTCAGCGCGGCATCCGGTGACGCTCATGCTGTACAATATCCGCAGCATGTGGAACGTCGGCGCCATGTTCCGGACAGCCGACGCGGCGGGCATCGATGAAATTGTCATCACTGGTTACACGGCCACGCCGCCCCGCAAGGAGATCGACAAGACCGCGCTTGGCGCGCAGGAGACAGTGCCCTGGCGACACTTTGCCGATCCGGTCGAGGCCATCACGGTGCTGAAAAGGGAGAGCAAAAAGATTTTCGGACTCGAAATCGCCGAGAACAGCCGAAGCTACAGTTCGCTGACGGCGGGCGATTTTCCGCTGGCGCTGATCGTTGGCAACGAGGTTGAGGGGATCGGCGATGCGCTGCTCAGCCACTGTGATGGCGTGATCGAGATTCCGCAATATGGCGTGAAGCATTCACTGAACGTGGCGGTGGCTGCCGGAGTGGCGCTTTTCGAGTGCGTTCGGGTGTTCAGGAAGAATGGTTGA
- the hisC gene encoding histidinol-phosphate transaminase: MKRDLRTMLNPALEHIETYKVEGGQEAEVKLNQNENPFDLPSWLKDKILDQFRHEPWNRYPDILPYRGMAAYASFLGVKPELVIMSNGSNEMLYTIFMACLGAGRKVLIPEPSFSLYDKLARLQQAGVVEVPMHDDLSFDVDAIIEAARREKVDFIVLSTPNNPTSKSLSHDEIERIVEAADAIVLVDEAYVEFSREQSALDLIDRYPNLIVLRTMSKALALAGMRIGFAIANPELLAEISKPKIPFASSRLAEITLMAVLENYSLVTDAVQYILAERGRIEAELTEIPGIHTFESDTNFLIIRVANASEVFRKLKNAGVLVRNVSGYPLMENCLRFNVGLREENDRLLELLKKL; encoded by the coding sequence ATGAAAAGAGATCTCAGGACCATGCTCAATCCTGCCCTGGAGCATATCGAGACTTATAAGGTCGAGGGTGGCCAGGAGGCTGAGGTCAAGCTGAACCAGAACGAGAACCCCTTCGATCTGCCCTCGTGGCTCAAGGACAAGATTCTCGACCAGTTCCGCCATGAGCCCTGGAACCGCTATCCGGATATTCTGCCGTACCGGGGCATGGCGGCCTATGCATCGTTTCTCGGCGTGAAGCCGGAGTTGGTGATCATGAGCAATGGTTCGAACGAGATGCTCTACACCATCTTCATGGCCTGCCTCGGCGCTGGTCGCAAGGTGCTTATTCCAGAGCCTTCGTTTTCGCTTTACGACAAGCTTGCACGTCTTCAGCAGGCTGGGGTTGTCGAGGTGCCGATGCATGACGATCTCTCCTTTGACGTCGATGCGATCATCGAAGCCGCCAGGCGCGAGAAGGTCGATTTTATCGTGCTCTCCACGCCGAACAATCCGACCAGCAAGTCGCTGTCCCACGACGAGATCGAACGCATTGTCGAAGCTGCCGACGCCATTGTGCTGGTCGATGAAGCGTATGTCGAGTTTTCGCGTGAGCAATCGGCGCTCGACCTGATCGACCGCTACCCGAACCTGATCGTGTTGCGCACCATGTCCAAGGCGCTTGCGCTGGCCGGAATGCGTATCGGCTTTGCGATTGCCAATCCGGAGCTGCTGGCCGAAATCTCCAAGCCGAAGATTCCCTTCGCGTCGAGCCGACTGGCGGAAATCACTCTCATGGCTGTGCTCGAAAACTACTCACTCGTGACCGACGCCGTGCAGTACATCCTCGCCGAGCGCGGGCGCATCGAGGCGGAGCTGACAGAAATTCCTGGCATCCATACCTTCGAGAGCGACACCAACTTCCTCATCATTCGCGTCGCCAACGCATCCGAGGTGTTCAGGAAGCTCAAAAATGCCGGAGTGCTGGTTCGGAACGTGTCGGGATACCCGCTTATGGAGAACTGCCTCCGCTTCAATGTTGGTCTCAGGGAGGAGAACGACCGCCTGTTGGAACTGCTGAAAAAGCTCTGA
- a CDS encoding RNA polymerase sigma24 factor, whose product MIEIKKTPMDLIDDIYSLAYWMTGSEKASSELLNTTCLNADLKAPETEVLKTFRECYLDTYGQHADLDMHETTKESVSLIDSLKQWTADIKLSVLLSELTGLKHAQISDIIGKPVDTVRLWLFWGRKFFAHDNLMRASA is encoded by the coding sequence ATGATAGAGATCAAGAAAACCCCGATGGACCTGATCGATGACATCTACAGCCTTGCCTACTGGATGACCGGCAGTGAGAAGGCATCCAGCGAACTGCTCAACACCACGTGCCTGAATGCAGACCTGAAAGCACCGGAAACCGAGGTGCTCAAGACTTTCCGCGAATGTTATCTCGATACGTATGGCCAGCATGCCGATCTCGACATGCACGAAACGACGAAGGAGAGTGTCAGCCTGATCGATTCACTGAAGCAGTGGACGGCAGACATCAAGCTTTCGGTGCTCCTGTCAGAACTGACCGGGTTGAAACACGCGCAGATCTCTGATATCATCGGAAAACCCGTCGATACAGTCAGACTCTGGCTCTTCTGGGGTCGCAAGTTTTTCGCTCACGACAATCTCATGAGAGCTTCCGCCTGA